CGCGTGGCCTTTGCCCGCGAGCTGCTGGAGACCACCGACCGGCCGCTGCAGTGGATCGCCGAGCAGGCCGGCTTTGGTTCACAGGAATCGTTCCGTCGCCACTTCCGTGGCCAGGTCGACGCGAGCCCCACCGAGTACCGCAGCCAGCATCGCAGCGGTATTGGCGCGGATCGGTTGGTGGGCTGCTGATCCAACTCAGCGCTCCCCAGCGCTACGTGAGAAAAGGCTCACGGCGGACGGTAGAGACCCACGTATAGTGATGGGCGTCACACGAAGCCCCTTCCATGCTCCACGCATTTGCTTACTCCAGCCACATATCGGCTGGGCTTTCCGATGAAACCCTCCGCCAGATCGTCTCGGGCTCTGCCGCGTTCAATCGCCGGGTGGACGTCACCGGAGCACTGCTCGTCGACGGGCAGCGGTTTTTCCAGTACGTCGAAGGCCCGCCCGACGGCCTGGAGGCGGTCAAGCGCCGCATCCATGACAGTCGCTCGCATGCTGCCGTCGTACCGGTACTGGACATGGCCATCAGCGCGCGTGCTGTTCCCTATTGGGCCATGACCCGCATCGACACCGGGCAGATCATGGTGTCCGGCCTGGTCAATGCGCGATGGGACGAATTTGGCCATGCCGTTCCGGGCATGGATCAGCTCGTCGGCCTGCTGCGTCCGCACTTTCCGCGCATCGGCCCGCTCAGTGCGCACCATGCGTCCGTCGGATCCAGATGAACCGCCGCCTTGCGCGCGTACTCCCACGCGGCCGCGTGCTCCCAGCACACGTCATCATTCAAGCCGCGTTACCCATCGTTCCTGCCAGATCCACAGCATGCCTGTACCCGCTCAACCTTCAACGGAAACACGTGCCTCGCCCGCCGAGTTGTTCGAGGTCGTCGTCCTGCGTGCAGGCACGGCCCTGTTCGCGATCGACGTACAGGTGGCCGTGGAAATACGCGGCCCCGAGACCTTCGGCCCTGCAGACCCACATGGCAGGCGGAACCTGGAGGTACGAGGGCAGCCGTTGCCGGTGGCCGACCTGCGCAGGCTCAGCGGGCAACCGGCATTCGATGGCGGCAGCCCAGCCATGCTGCTGATCACCGCCGGCACTGCAACCCTGGCGCTGGCGGTAGATGAAGTGCTCGAGATCGAAACACCGGACGCATCTCCAGACGCAGCCTCGCCGGCCCAGAGTCGACCGTTCAACTTCTGCAGCCGGCACGTTCGGGTGGATGCCACACGTTCGGCTTCGCTGATCGAACCGCAGTCGCTGCTGGCTGCGCTCGCGGTGCGGGACTGAGGCGCCTCTGCTCAAGGGCGCCTGCGAACCGTTTGAAACCGCATGCGCCAGCACTGCGCGGCAAAGCCGATCACAAACACCACCGCCAATCCCAGCAACGTGTGCAGCACCACCGGCGCCATCGGCGCAGCCGCAATGGGATGGTTCACCGGCAAACGTGTCAGCGTTTCATTCACGCCTGGCACCAGCGACAGCAGGAAGCTGAAAGACAGCGCAAATGTCGACACGTAGCGCGCTGCGCGACCCAGCCAGCGCAGCCGGGCGGCCTGCACGCCGCCGAACGCCACCAGCAGCACGATCACGCCGAACGCATGGCCTGGATTGAGCCCCCCCGTGCTGGAGACGGTCAATGACGTAGCGACCGACAGCACCAATCCCAAAAGGTACAGCTTGCCCGAGCGTGTGGCGGGGTCGATCGCGCGATGGCGAATGAGGGCATAAAGGCCGGCGATAGCCGGTACCAGACTGACGGCCGTGTGGATCAAGCCCAGCGTGGACAGAGAGTGCGACATGGAACATCTCCAGAGTTAAATAAACCTACTAGTAGGTAGGTGCATGATTCAAAAAATGACCCGCGTCGCCGCGGGCCCCACCACAGTCATGTCAGGCAGTCGCGCTCACCCGCGCAATGGCCAACCGCGCCAGTGCCGCGAACGTCGCCGCATCGGCGAAACCGCGCGCGGCCAGCATCGCGCCATGTACCGACGACATGAAGGCCTTCGCCTCGTCCGCCGCCGAGCCCTGCAGGCGCAACTGGCCCTGCGCGGCGCCCTTCTCC
This genomic window from Stenotrophomonas maltophilia contains:
- a CDS encoding BLUF domain-containing protein translates to MLHAFAYSSHISAGLSDETLRQIVSGSAAFNRRVDVTGALLVDGQRFFQYVEGPPDGLEAVKRRIHDSRSHAAVVPVLDMAISARAVPYWAMTRIDTGQIMVSGLVNARWDEFGHAVPGMDQLVGLLRPHFPRIGPLSAHHASVGSR
- a CDS encoding chemotaxis protein CheW; this encodes MFEVVVLRAGTALFAIDVQVAVEIRGPETFGPADPHGRRNLEVRGQPLPVADLRRLSGQPAFDGGSPAMLLITAGTATLALAVDEVLEIETPDASPDAASPAQSRPFNFCSRHVRVDATRSASLIEPQSLLAALAVRD
- a CDS encoding membrane protein translates to MSHSLSTLGLIHTAVSLVPAIAGLYALIRHRAIDPATRSGKLYLLGLVLSVATSLTVSSTGGLNPGHAFGVIVLLVAFGGVQAARLRWLGRAARYVSTFALSFSFLLSLVPGVNETLTRLPVNHPIAAAPMAPVVLHTLLGLAVVFVIGFAAQCWRMRFQTVRRRP